From the genome of Streptomyces ficellus:
CCGACCCCCTCGCTGATCAACGCGGTGTCCCACCGCCCCCGGTCCTGCTCGGCGAGCGGCACCAGGCTGCCGTCGGGCGCGGTCCGGGCGGCCCGCCGGGCGTGGTGGAGCAGCATGAGGGCGAGCAGCCCCGCCGGCTCGGGGTGGTCGACCTGGACGGCGAGCCGCCGGGTGAGCCGGATGGCCTCGGCGGCGAGGTCGACGTCGCCCGAGTAGCCCTCGTTGAAGACGAGGTACAGGACGCGCAGCACGGTGGCGACGTCACCGGGCCGGTCGAGAGGGGCGCCGGAGACCGTGCGCTTGGCCCGGCTGATCCGCTGCGCCATGGTGGCCTCGGGCACCAGGTAGGCCTCGGCGATCTGGCGGGTGGTGAGCCCGCCGACGGCGCGCAGGGTGAGCGCCACCGCCGACGCCGGGGTCAGCGACGGGTGGGCGCACAGGAAGTAGAGCTGGAGCGTGTCGTCCGCCGCGGGCGCCGGGCCGGGCGCCGGTTCCCGCTCGACGCGGACCTCGCGCCGGCGGCGGGCGGTGTCGGCGCGCGCCGCGTCCAGGAACTTGCGCCAGGCCACGGTGACCAGCCAGCCCGCGGGGTCGTGCGGCCGGTCGGCCGGCCAGACCCGGACCGCCTCGACCAGCGCGTCCTGCACGGCGTCCTCGGCCGCCGGGAAGTCGGCTCCGCGGCGGACGAGGGCGGTGATGGCGCGCGGGGTGAGGCTCCTGAGCAGGGCCTCGTCCATCGGTGCCGTCACTCCGTGACGTTGGGCCGCACACCGTAGAACGGACGCACCTCAAGCCACTCGTGGATCGGCTTGCCGTCCTTCCCCGGCGCGGCCGACAGCTCCCCGGCCAGCTCGACGGCGCGGTCGTAGCCGTCGACGTCGATGATCATCCAGCCGGCGATCAGGTCCTTGGTCTCCGCGAACGGCCCGTCGGTGACCGGCGGGCGCCCCTCGCCGTCGTAGCGGACCCACGCCCCCTCGGGGGCCAGCGCCTGACCGTCGACGAACTCGCCGGTCTTCTCCAGCCGGGCCGCGAAGTCGTTCATGTACTGCATGTGTGCCGAGATCTCCTCCGGCGTCCACCGGTCCATCGGCACGTCGTTGACCGGAGCCGGGGCGCCGCGGTAGTGCTTCAGCAGCAGGTACTTCGCCATCGTGGTTCTCCTCGGTGCTCGTGCGACCCATTGTGGTCGCGTTCACCCCGGGGACGGAGCCGGACGCGGGTTCTCGACATCGCCGTACGAGGTTTTCCCGGATTCTTTCGGTGGCCCGCGCGGGGGTCAGCCGTCGGCGCCGGCGTCGCGGATGGTGAAGACCTGGTCCAGGCCGACGATGCCGAGGACGCGCAGGGTGTTGGAGGGGACGGCGCTCAGGACGATGTCGGCACCGGCGGCGTGGGCGTGGTGGCGGGCGGCGAGGAGGGCGGTGATGCCGCTGGAGTCGCAGAACGAGAGCCCGGACAGGTCGATCACCAGGCACTGGCCCGGGCTCAGCTCCAGCCGGCCGACCTGCTGCCGCAGGGCGGTGGCCTGTTCGTAGTCGAGTTCGCCGGCCACGTGCAGGACCGGTCCGGTCGCGGCGTCACGGCGGGTGATGTTCAGCGGGCTCATCGTGGGCGCTTCGGGTTCGGGTGGACGGGGGGACGGGACGCGGGGACTCCGAGGGCGAGCAGGGCGGTGTCGTCCTCCAGACCGTCGCCGAAGCCCTGGATCAGGCCGGTGAGCGCGGTGACCGTCTCCTGCGGTGTGGCGGGGGCGTGCCCGGCGGCGAACGCGCGCAGCGCCTCCTCGCCGTACAGGTCGGTGCGGCCGGGGCCGGTCCGGGCCTCGGTGAGACCGTCGGTGTACAGCAGCAGGGTGTCGCCCGGGGCGAGCACGGTCCGCGCGGTGCCGACCGGGGCGTTCGGCAGGATGCCGATCAGCAGCCCGCCGGGCGTGGGCAGGTAGTCGGCGCGGCCGTCGGCCCGCAGCACCAGCGCCGGCGGGTGTCCGCCGGAGGCGATGCGCACGGTCGTGGGCTCGTCCCCGGTGCCGGGCTCGACGACGCCGAAGATCGCGGTGCAGTAGCGGGGATCGCCGCCGGCGGCGTACCGGTCGTGCAGCACGGTGTTCAGCGTCGCCAGCGCCGTGGCGGGCTCCGGGTCGTGGAGGGCGGCGGCCCGCAGGGTGTAGCGGGTCAGCGAGGTGAGGGAGGCGGCTTCCGGGCCCTTGCCGCACACGTCGCCGAGGAAGAACGCCCAGCGCTTGCCGTCGATCGGGAACAGGTCGTAGAAGTCGCCGCCGAGGCGGTCGGCGGAGGCGGTGTGGTAGTGGACGGCCGTCTCCAGGCCCGGCACCGGAGGCAGTGAGGACGGTACGAGCGACTGCTGCAGCACGGCCAGCGCGTCGGCCAGCCGTGCCCGGTCGGCCTCGGCCTGCCGGCGCGCCTCCTCGGCCTCCGCGCGCGCCCGGTCCGCGTCGGCGCGGGCCTGCTCGGCGTCCCGGCGGCGGCGCAGCAGCTCCTCCTCGTAGGCCCGGCGGTCGGAGGCGTCGAAGACGGTGGTGCGGATGAGCAGTGGTTCGCCCTCGGTGCCGTACTTGACCAGGGAGGACACCAGGACCGGCAGCCGGCCGCCGGACTGCTTCCTCATCTCCAGGGCTATGCCGCGCAGCTCGCCCTGCATGCGCAGCAGCGGCGCGAAGTGCGTCTCGTGGTACAGCTTCCCACCCACGGTGAGCAGATCGGCGAAACGCATCCGCCCCACGACGTCCTCGCGCCGCAGACCGAGCCACTGCAGCAGCGTGGCGTTGATCTTGGCGACGGTGCCGTCCATCAGCGTGGAGAGGTAACCGCAGGGAGCGGACTCGTACAGGTCGTCGGCGCTGTCCTCCAGCAGGGCGGTGAAGGACGCGTCCGTGCTCGCGTCGTCCCCGGTGTCGGCGGGCTCCGGCACGCCACCGGCGCGGCACATCACTGACGCGACTCCAGGAAGGCGAGGATCGCTTCCGTGGTGGCCTCCGGGGCGCTCAGCTGCGGGCAGTGTCCGGTGGCGTCGAGGGTGACCAGGCGGGACGAGGGGATCGCGGCGTGCACGTACGCGCCGACCTCGCGGGGCGCGATCGCGTCCTGGGAGCACTCCAGCACCAGGGTCGGCACCGTCACGCCCTTCAGGTCGTCGCGGCTGTCGGACAGGAAGGTGGTGCGGGCGAACACCCGGGCGATGTCGGGGTCCGTGGCGCAGAAGCTGTTGGTCAGTTCCTGCCCGAGTTCCGGCCGGTCCGGGTTGCCCATGATCACCGGAGCCATGGCGGCGGACCACCCCAGGTAGTTCGACTCCAGGGACTCCAGCAGCTCGTCGATGTCCGCCGCGGTGAAACCGCCGCGGTAGCCCTCGTCGTCGATGTAGCAGGGGGAGGGGCCCACCATCACCAGCGCCCCGATGCGCTCGGGCGCGGCCTGCGCGGCGAGCACGCCGACCATGGCGCTGACGGAGTGCCCGACGAACACGGCCTCCTCCAGCTCCAGGGCCTCGCACACCTCGACCACGTCACGGGCGTACCCGTCCAGGGAGGCGTACCGCTCCGGGTCCCAGGCCGACAGGTCCGAGCCGCCGGCGCCGACGTAGTCGAACAGCACCACCCGGTACCGCTCGGACAGCGCGGGGACGACCAGCCGCCACATGTTCTGGTCGCAGCCGAACCCGTGCGCCAGCACCACCACGGGCGCGGAGGCCGGGCCGGTGACGGTCACGTTGTTCCTGCGGCAGATGTCCATGCCCGTCATCCTCGCATCCTTCGCAACACGCTCAACAGGCGGTTCACCGGACCCGCACACCTCAGGCCGGGGTTCCCGGTCCACGGCGGCGCCTACCGGGAGCCCATCTCGAACAGGAAGTAGAGGAAGGCGGCGAAGACGTGTCCCGCCACGACATAGGCGAAGATCCGGAGGACGAACCCCCGGGGGAACCGGCCGTCCCCCCGCTCGACGCCGGTGTCCGCACGAGCCGGGTCACGCGTCATGACCGCCACCTTCCGCCGGGCCCGGGCCGGTCACCCGGGTCATACCGCCATTGGGCCAGGTCGCTGCCCCGGAGGCAAAAAAATTGCCCGACAGGCAAAAGCCGGGGCGGGACCGGTGCGGGCGTGCGCTCACCGCCAGCCGAAGCGGCGGTCCACCACCGCGGCGAACTCCTCCAGGCTAAGGACCGTGTCGCCGTTCTGGTCGGCGGTGTCGAACAGCGCGGACGAGTCGTCCGCGTCACCGAGGCCCCAGATCGGCAGATCACCCGACGCCGCCAGGGACGGACCCTTCGTCCGCAGCGCGACGATCACCTCTTCCCGGGTCAGGGTCCCGTTGTGGTCGAGGTCGAGCGCCTCGAACAGCTTGCGGGCCTTGTCGCTGATCACGTGTTCCCCGTCTCTTCCCCTCGGTGGGCGGGCCGGTCCGCCCGTCCACGTACCAGAACGCGCCCTGCCCCCGCCCGGTTCCCCACCACCCGGCCGGCGCGTACGGGGCCACCGCCCGCGTCCGCCGCGGCGCGTACGCCCCACGCGACACAGGGCTGCGCCCCAGGAGCAGCGCGTGTGCCAGCACGAGCAGCACGACGGCGCCGTTGACCAGGCCCGCGACCACGTCGCTCGGATGGTGCATCCCCCGGTAGAGCCGGGACACCGCCACCGCCGGCGGTACGAGGAGCAGCAGCCCGGCCGCGACGTACCGCCACGGGCCGCGCAGCCGGGTGACCACGAGCGTGGCCAGTCCTCCGTAGAGCGCGAGCGACGCGCCGGCGTGCCCGGACGGGAAGCTGGAGGTCGGCGGGGCCGGATCGAGCCGCTCCACCTCCGGCCGCGAGCGGTCCACGCACACCGTGACCAGCAGGAAGAGGGCCGACTGCGCGGTGACCGACGCCCCGAGGAAGAGCGCGTCCCGCCACCGCGGCGCACGCGGCAGCACGACCAGCGCGACCACGCAGACACCCGTGACACCGATGACGGCCCCGGTCGAGGCCGCGGACGTCAGCCACTCCGACACGGCCGTCGCCACCGCCGTACGCCGCCCCGCGAACCAGACGCCGACCGCGCCCTCCGCCGCGAACGGCCACCACCCCGCCGCCGGACCGGTGACCACCAGCCCCGCCCCCACCATCAGCACGCCCCACACCGGCAGCCACACCAGAAGGCCCAGCCGTCCGGCCGCCCCACCGCTTCCGCTCGTCATGGCCGACGTATTGCCCCACACGCCCGCGTGAACCGCGAGGACGGGCGATTCAGGCCGCCGGGGTCCGGTCCGGGGAGCACGGATCCGGGCCCCGAGGCCGCCCGCCCCGCGCGAGTTCGGCGTTGAACTGCGCGCCCGCCAGCAGCACCACGTGGGAGACCCACAACCAGACCAGGAACGCCACCACCCCGGCCAGCGACCCGTACAGCCGGTTGTACGTCGCGACGTGCGCCGCGTAGAAGGCGAACCCCGCCGACGCGAGCAGCCACAGCAGCACCGCGAGCGTCCCGCCGGCCACCGTCCGCCGCACCCCTCGCGCCTCGGGCGGCCCGGACCGGAACAGCAGCAACACCAGCGCGACCACCACCACGAACAGCAGCGGCCACCTCAGACCCGCCCACACCAGCGCGGCCTCATGGTCCGTCCCCGTACCCCGGCCGATCGCCCGGGCGACCCGCTCGGCGGCCGTCAGCGTCACCACACCACTGACGAGCAGGGCCAGCACCGCCAGCGCCCGCAGCAGGATGGCGGGAAACGTCCGCCACGCCGGCCGGCAGTCCGGAACGCCGTACATGGCGTGCAGCGCGCGCCGGAAGACGGCCAGGTAGCTGGAGGCGGACCACAGCGCGGCACCGCCGGTGAGCACCACCAGCACCCAGCGGACCGACGGGTCCTCCTGCGGGGCGCCCAGCGCCTGCGTCAGCACCGGGCGGGCCGCCTTCGGCACGAACGCCCCCAACTGCGCGACGACCTCCTGGGGCGAGCCCGTGCCGAGCAGCGCCAGTGAGAAGACGATCACCAGCAGCGCCGGGAAGACCGCCAGGACCGCGTAGTACGTCAACGCCGCCGCCCAGTCGGTCAGGTCGTCCTCCCACACGGCTACCGGCGTACGGGCCAGCGCCCTGCCGTACGCCCCGGGTTCGCGCCCTCCGGCCGCCGCACCGTCCGCGGGGACACCGATCGTCATGAGAACACCGCTCCACCCGCTCCGTTCCGGCCCCGCCACCATCCGGCCGCCGCACCCCGGGCGGCGGCCGGCAGGGGTCCCCTTCCTGCTGCCCCGCGACGGCCGCGGCACGCCCCGGCGGGGGAGCGGAAGGCCGCGCGGGGGCGGAGCCGCCCCGGTGGCCGGGGCCCGCCCCGGGTGCCAAGCTGGAGCCGCCCGCGCCGGGCACCCGTGGCCCATCACAGTGAGTCGACGCATGGACATCGAGCTGACGTACGACGCGTTCGGCACCCGACTGCGCGGCATCGGGGGCGTGGAGATCACCTACGACCTGCTGGGCAGCCGCCCCCGCACGCTCGGCTCCTGGCGTCTGGAGTACGACACGCTGGGCTCCCGGCTGCGCGCCGTGGGCCCCACCGGCATCACCTACAGCCGATGGGCCGGCCTGCCCCGGACCGTCGGCCGCTGGGACTGCGAACACAGCCGGTTCGCCGCCCGCCTGCTGCGCATCGGCCCCTACGAGCTGGCCTATGACCGCCACGGCAGCCGGGTCCGTGCCGTCGGGCCGCTGGGCATCGACTACGACCGTCTCGGTAGCCGTGCCGCCCGCGTCAGCCTCCAGGGCGGGGCGGAGGCACTGCCACTGTCGGCCGACCACCTGCTGGTGCTCTACCTCACGCTGTACTGGCAGGAGGAGAAGTGGCGGGAGCAGCAGGCCCGGAGATGACCCCGGGAGATGACCCCGGCTTGCACCGTCACCGGTGAGCCTTCGCCTTCGCCTTCACCTGCCGTACCGAACCGGGCTCGGCGTCGTCGCGCACCGCGTGCTTGCCCGGTTTGCCGTGCTTTGCGTGCTTGCCGTGCTTGCCCCGGGACCCCTGGCTGCCCTGCCCGTCCTGGTCGCCCGCGCGGGTCGACGCGGCGGGCTCCGTCGCGGGGTACGCGGCGGACTGTGTACCGGGCTGCGCCGGGACCGGGCGGGGCATCGTGCGGGGCGTCGTTCCCGCTCCGGGTGGGGTGCCGGGTGCGGTGGTGCCGGGCCCCGGGTCGGGCTTCGTCGCCGACGGGCGGGCCGGCTCGGCGGCGGCGTTCGCCCGCCCGTCACCCGCGGCGCCGATCGAGCCGGTGAGCCCCACCCCGAGCGCGGCCAGGGCGGCACCCGCCGACAGCAGGGCCCGGCCGCCACGGCGTGCCCCGGGGCCGGATGCGGGGACACGCGCGGGTGTCGTCACCCGGCCGTCGCGCCCGGCCCGCCCCTCAAGAGCATCCGGCTCGGGGAAGGCATCCGGCCCCGGAAGGGCGTCCGGCCCCGGTCGTCCGGGCACGCCGACGCGGGCGACCGGCGCCGGGGCCGGCACCGGTCGCGCATCGTCCTCGGGCGCCGCGACGGCCAGGGCTCGCGCGCAGGTCCGGGCGTCCGGCCTGCGGTGCTCGTCCACCTCCGTCATGGCCTCCAGCAGCTCGGCGAGCGGGGCCGGCAGACCCGGCGGGAGGACCGGGGGCCGGTGGAGGCGGGCGATCGCGGCCTCCAGCGGGGCGCCGTCGTACTCCAGCTCGCCCTTCATCGACTCGAGGAGCACCAGGCCCAGGCTGTAGATGTCGGCCGCCGGTCCCGCGCCCTTGCCCAGCACCTGCTCCGGGGACATGTACGCGGCCGTCCCCACCAGCGCGCCGGTGACGGTCCGGGCCGTGGTGTCCAGCAGCCTGGAGATGCCGAAGTCCGTCAGGTGCGGGACGTCCGTCTCGTCCAGCAGGATGTTCGCGGGCTTGACGTCGCGGTGCACGACACCGGCCGCGTGCACGTGGGCCAGCGCCGAGGCCAGGGCGGACCCGATCCGGCACGCCTCGGTGGGCGTCAGCGGGGACGCGGCGATACGGCGGCGCAGGGTGGTCCCCCTGATCAGCTCCATCACCAGGTACGGCGTGCCGTCCTCCCGGCCCGAGTCGTACACGGTGATCAGCCCCGGGTGCTGCAACCGGGCCAGCAGGCGGCCCTCGCTGTCGAAGTGGTCCTCCGTCCCGGCCTCGCCGTCCGGGCGGAAGACCTTCACCGCGACCGGCCGCCGCAGGCGCAGATCCAGGCCCTCGTACACATCCGCCGCGCCTCCCCGGCCCAGCAGATCGTCGAGCCGGTAGCGTCCGGCCACCACCTGGGCCGTGAGCCGGTGGTCGGGTCGTATCGGCCACGAGCGGACCTTCATCACTGCGCTCCCTGCGTTCTGTTGTCACCTGCCGTCGTCCGCCCGCCCTCGTGTGCACGACCGGTGCATCTTGCCGAGGGCACGCCTGGCCGCCTGGTTGCGAGCACTGGTGGCCCGCCTGCCCCCTCAGCCGCCGGACATCCCTCCGGGACGGGTTCGGCATCATGGGACCCATGCGAACCCGACCCGTGCCGCGCACCCGACCCGTGCTCGTCTTCGACGGTGACTGCGGCTTCTGCACGACGTCCGCGCGGTTCGCCGAGCGCCGCCTGCGGCCCGACTGCGACCTCGTCCCCTGGCAGTTCGCGGATCTGGACGCCCTCGGAGTGACGCCGGAACGCGCCGGCCACGAAGTGCTCTGGGTGACCCCGCCCGGCCGGGTGTACGGCGGAGCCGAGGCGGTCGCGAAGCTCCTGCTGGACGCCGGCGGCGGCTGGGCACCGCTGGGCGCCCTGCTCCTGCTGCCCCCCATCCGGTGGGCCGCCCACGCCGTCTACCGCCTGATCGCGGACAACCGGCACCGCATGCCCGGCGGAACGGCCGCCTGCGCCGTCCCACCGCGCCGCACCCCCTGACGGGCCGGCGACGAGCCCGCTCGTGGCGCGCTCAGCGCAGTCGCAGCACGCCCGGGGCCGCGTCCTCGAAGACCTCCACCAGCCAGTCGAAGACCGTCGGACCCCGGCCGGCCCGGGCGTCGGCCAGCAGGCCGGCGACCGAAGGACGCTGCGTCGGGTGGCAGCGGGCCAGACGCGACTCCAGCCGGCGCGCGGTCTCCTCGTGCCCCAGTGCCTGCCGGGAGCGGGCGTGGTCCCGCCACTCGACGGTGAAGTCCCCGTCGTCCGGCGTGCCGAAGCCGCCCGCGAGGCAGTCGCCGAAGGAGTCGAGACCGCGGCCGAAGTAGCCCCCGGGGCCGTTGACCGCCTCGCCCATCACCCGCCAGAAGTCCTCCAGCGTCCGGATCCGTTCACCGTCCAGTACGTAGGTCGTCGCCATGCGGCGAGGCTAGGCCACGGAGTCCGCCGCCCGCCGCCTGTCGGCCGGGCTGTCTCAGCGGTGGCCGGCCCCGCCCGTGAGCGCCGCGTCGGCGGCCCGCAGGATGTCCCCGAAGACGTGCGCGACGACCGGTTTGGCGAACACCCGCGTCAGAGCGGCGGCGGCGAAGGGCGCCCGCACCTCGAAGGTGGTCGTCCACTCGACGAGGGTGCCGCCGGAGGTCTCGGAGAAGGTCATGCGGCCGAGCCGGTGCCGGGCCGGCGGGAAGCTCCGCTCGACGGTGTAGTCGAAGCCGTACGGCGGGTCGTAGGCGGTGATGCGCTCCCGGAACCGGCCGATCAGCCAGGTGTGGACCCGGACCGCGCCCACCCCGTAGGGCGCGTCGGCGCCCCGCCTGGCGAGGCGGGCCGCCAGGACGTAGGGGGAGCGGGTGTAGTGAGTGGTCGTGGCGCACCAGTCGAACACGTCGGCGACCGGCGCCTCGACGACCCGTCGCACCGTCAGGGTTTCCATGTCTCGTGCCCCTTCCTGCTCAGGAGGCGCGGAGTGACGGCCGCGCCCAGCTTGTGGGGGTTGCCCACCGCGTACATGCCGTGGACCAGGCCGCCCGAGATCTCGAACACCAGCGCCTGGTCGATCCGGTCGCCCACCCGGAACAGCACCGCGGGCAGGGCGTTGCAGCTCGTGATGTCGAACCGGGTACCGGGCGCGCTCCTGCGGGCCACCCCGGCGACGAACCGGGCGACCCGCTCGCGACCCGCCACGGGCCGCCGGGCCGCGCTCACGAGGCCCCCGCCGTCCGAGACGTGCACCACGCCGGGGGCCAGCAGGCTCATCAGCGTCCCGACGTCGCCGGTGCCCGCCGCGCTCAGGAACCGGCCGACGACCTCCCGCGCCGTGCCCGGGTCGTGGTGGAACCGCTTGCGCCGCGCCCGTACGTGCTCGCGCGCCCGGTGCGCGATCTGGCGCACCGTCGCCTCGCTCCTGCCGACCAGCCCGGCCACCTCACGATGGGAGTAGCCGAACACCTCCCGCAGCACGAACACGGCCCGCTCGTCCGGGCCCAGCGTCTCCAGGACCAGCAGCATCGCCATGGACACCGACTCGGCGAGCACCACGTCCTCGCTCACGTCCGGCGCGGTGCGCACCGGCTCGGGCAGCCACGGCCCGACGTACTCCTCGCGCCGCCGCCGCGCCGCCCGCAGATGGTTCAGCGCCTGCCGGGTGACCGTGCGCACCAGATACGCGCGGGGGTGCCCGATGCCCTTCCCGCGCACCGCGTGCCACCGCAGGTAGCTGTCCTGCACCACGTCCTCGGCGTCGGCCGCGCTGCCGAGGATCTCGTAGGCGATCGTGAACAGCAGCGGCCTGCACCCCGCGAAGTCCTCGTCGTCCTCGCTCACTTCCCTTTCCTCCCGCTCGGCACGTTCCCTCGGCCGGGGCTTCCGGCCCGTGCCCACCGTGGAGACACCACCCGTCCGGGAAACGTGACACCGGGCCGGGTGGCCCGCGTCACATCCACCCGAAAGTGCCCGTGGTGACCCGGGCCGAAGCGGGTAAGGAGGACTCCACACGACGACCGTGCCTGAAGGAGACGAGCATGACCGACGACGCCTACCTGTTTCTCGCGGACGGCTCGGTGACCCACCTCGGCGCACCGCTCGCTCTCGTGGGCGACCTGGAATGCCTGGAGACGCCCGCCGTACGGGGCTGGCTCGACGCCCACGGCGTCACGCCCGCCTCCACCGCGCTGCGGCTGCTGCCGCCCGAGGAGACGGGGAGCATCCCCGAGGAGGCGGAGAAGCTGCCGGTGCCCCTGAGCGAGGAGGAGCTGATCCGGCTGCGCCACGCCCTCGCGCCCGGCGCCCTCGCCCGTGTCGAGGACGAGCTGCTGGCCTACCGCGACTGCGCGGGGGAGCGGGACGCGCTGCTCCACCGGGCCGTGGCCGCCGGCGTTCCGCCGCACCGCATCGTCCAACTGACCGGCGAGGAGCCCGAGACGGTGGCCTCCGTGGCCGCCCGGGCGGCGGGCCGCTGAACCGGGCCGGGCAGGGGGACGAGGAGACCATGACGACACCGGAAACGCGCCACAGGCTGGAAGAGATCGAACACCGGCTCGCCGGGCCGACACCCTCACCCATCGAGGGCCAGACCCGCATCCCGCTCACCCGGCCGGCCCCGGCGGACGAGGAGGAGGACGGCGCCCCTACGCCACGACCGGCCGCCCGCCCCCCGCGGCCCGGCACCACCCGGCCCACGACTTAGCGGCGTCCCCCGGGTCCTACGACCGCAGCCGCATGACAGGCGTCCGGGCGGGGCCGAGACTGCCGGTATGAGCACCGTCCGCCCTGTCCGCACCGTCCCGGTCGACACACAGGCCTACCTCCACCGCATCGGCGCCCCGCGCCCCTCCCGACCCGACGCCGGCGCCCTGCGCGAGCTGCACCTGCGCCACCTGCTGGCCGTGCCGTTCGAGAACCTCTCCATCCACCTGGGCGAGGACATCGTGCTGGAGGAGGAGGCGCTGCTCGACAAGGTCGTCAACGCCCGGCGCGGCGGCTTCTGCTACGAGTTGGGCGGCGCCTTCGCGGCGTTGCTGCGCCGGCTCGGCTTCCGCGTCGACCTCCTCCAGGCCCGCACCCTCACCGCCGGGGGCCGCCTGGGCATCCCGTACGACCACATGGCGCTGCGCGTCGGGGCCGCCGACGGCACCGGGCCCTGGCTCGTGGACGTCGGGTTCGGCGACCACAGCCACTACCCGCTCGCCCTGGACGAGCGCGGCGAGCAGCGGGATCCGGGCGGCACCTTCCGCATCGACGAGCTGCCCGGGGGAGACCTCGAGGTCCGGCGGAACGGAGAGGCGCAGTACCGCCTCGAGCCACGGCCCCGCACTTTCGCCGACTTCGAGGCCGGCGCCTGGTACCACCGCACGTCCCCGGCGTCGCACTTCACCCGGTCGTCGGTCTGTTCGCTGCTGACGGAGGACGGCCGGATCACGC
Proteins encoded in this window:
- a CDS encoding RNA polymerase sigma factor — its product is MDEALLRSLTPRAITALVRRGADFPAAEDAVQDALVEAVRVWPADRPHDPAGWLVTVAWRKFLDAARADTARRRREVRVEREPAPGPAPAADDTLQLYFLCAHPSLTPASAVALTLRAVGGLTTRQIAEAYLVPEATMAQRISRAKRTVSGAPLDRPGDVATVLRVLYLVFNEGYSGDVDLAAEAIRLTRRLAVQVDHPEPAGLLALMLLHHARRAARTAPDGSLVPLAEQDRGRWDTALISEGVGILQAALARDRLGEFQAQAAVAALHADAPTAEETDWVQIVEWYDELMRLTDSPVVRLNRAVAVGEADGPRAGLAALAGVEAALPRRTAVAAYLHERDGNLATAARLYAEAALRAPNLAERDHLTRQAARLNARRSP
- a CDS encoding YciI family protein, whose amino-acid sequence is MAKYLLLKHYRGAPAPVNDVPMDRWTPEEISAHMQYMNDFAARLEKTGEFVDGQALAPEGAWVRYDGEGRPPVTDGPFAETKDLIAGWMIIDVDGYDRAVELAGELSAAPGKDGKPIHEWLEVRPFYGVRPNVTE
- a CDS encoding STAS domain-containing protein; its protein translation is MSPLNITRRDAATGPVLHVAGELDYEQATALRQQVGRLELSPGQCLVIDLSGLSFCDSSGITALLAARHHAHAAGADIVLSAVPSNTLRVLGIVGLDQVFTIRDAGADG
- a CDS encoding PP2C family protein-serine/threonine phosphatase gives rise to the protein MCRAGGVPEPADTGDDASTDASFTALLEDSADDLYESAPCGYLSTLMDGTVAKINATLLQWLGLRREDVVGRMRFADLLTVGGKLYHETHFAPLLRMQGELRGIALEMRKQSGGRLPVLVSSLVKYGTEGEPLLIRTTVFDASDRRAYEEELLRRRRDAEQARADADRARAEAEEARRQAEADRARLADALAVLQQSLVPSSLPPVPGLETAVHYHTASADRLGGDFYDLFPIDGKRWAFFLGDVCGKGPEAASLTSLTRYTLRAAALHDPEPATALATLNTVLHDRYAAGGDPRYCTAIFGVVEPGTGDEPTTVRIASGGHPPALVLRADGRADYLPTPGGLLIGILPNAPVGTARTVLAPGDTLLLYTDGLTEARTGPGRTDLYGEEALRAFAAGHAPATPQETVTALTGLIQGFGDGLEDDTALLALGVPASRPPVHPNPKRPR
- a CDS encoding alpha/beta fold hydrolase, with the protein product MDICRRNNVTVTGPASAPVVVLAHGFGCDQNMWRLVVPALSERYRVVLFDYVGAGGSDLSAWDPERYASLDGYARDVVEVCEALELEEAVFVGHSVSAMVGVLAAQAAPERIGALVMVGPSPCYIDDEGYRGGFTAADIDELLESLESNYLGWSAAMAPVIMGNPDRPELGQELTNSFCATDPDIARVFARTTFLSDSRDDLKGVTVPTLVLECSQDAIAPREVGAYVHAAIPSSRLVTLDATGHCPQLSAPEATTEAILAFLESRQ
- a CDS encoding DUF6126 family protein gives rise to the protein MTRDPARADTGVERGDGRFPRGFVLRIFAYVVAGHVFAAFLYFLFEMGSR
- a CDS encoding EF-hand domain-containing protein; its protein translation is MSDKARKLFEALDLDHNGTLTREEVIVALRTKGPSLAASGDLPIWGLGDADDSSALFDTADQNGDTVLSLEEFAAVVDRRFGWR
- a CDS encoding YihY/virulence factor BrkB family protein codes for the protein MTIGVPADGAAAGGREPGAYGRALARTPVAVWEDDLTDWAAALTYYAVLAVFPALLVIVFSLALLGTGSPQEVVAQLGAFVPKAARPVLTQALGAPQEDPSVRWVLVVLTGGAALWSASSYLAVFRRALHAMYGVPDCRPAWRTFPAILLRALAVLALLVSGVVTLTAAERVARAIGRGTGTDHEAALVWAGLRWPLLFVVVVALVLLLFRSGPPEARGVRRTVAGGTLAVLLWLLASAGFAFYAAHVATYNRLYGSLAGVVAFLVWLWVSHVVLLAGAQFNAELARGGRPRGPDPCSPDRTPAA
- a CDS encoding serine/threonine-protein kinase; protein product: MKVRSWPIRPDHRLTAQVVAGRYRLDDLLGRGGAADVYEGLDLRLRRPVAVKVFRPDGEAGTEDHFDSEGRLLARLQHPGLITVYDSGREDGTPYLVMELIRGTTLRRRIAASPLTPTEACRIGSALASALAHVHAAGVVHRDVKPANILLDETDVPHLTDFGISRLLDTTARTVTGALVGTAAYMSPEQVLGKGAGPAADIYSLGLVLLESMKGELEYDGAPLEAAIARLHRPPVLPPGLPAPLAELLEAMTEVDEHRRPDARTCARALAVAAPEDDARPVPAPAPVARVGVPGRPGPDALPGPDAFPEPDALEGRAGRDGRVTTPARVPASGPGARRGGRALLSAGAALAALGVGLTGSIGAAGDGRANAAAEPARPSATKPDPGPGTTAPGTPPGAGTTPRTMPRPVPAQPGTQSAAYPATEPAASTRAGDQDGQGSQGSRGKHGKHAKHGKPGKHAVRDDAEPGSVRQVKAKAKAHR
- a CDS encoding thiol-disulfide oxidoreductase DCC family protein; this encodes MRTRPVPRTRPVLVFDGDCGFCTTSARFAERRLRPDCDLVPWQFADLDALGVTPERAGHEVLWVTPPGRVYGGAEAVAKLLLDAGGGWAPLGALLLLPPIRWAAHAVYRLIADNRHRMPGGTAACAVPPRRTP
- a CDS encoding barstar family protein; this encodes MATTYVLDGERIRTLEDFWRVMGEAVNGPGGYFGRGLDSFGDCLAGGFGTPDDGDFTVEWRDHARSRQALGHEETARRLESRLARCHPTQRPSVAGLLADARAGRGPTVFDWLVEVFEDAAPGVLRLR
- a CDS encoding SRPBCC family protein, giving the protein METLTVRRVVEAPVADVFDWCATTTHYTRSPYVLAARLARRGADAPYGVGAVRVHTWLIGRFRERITAYDPPYGFDYTVERSFPPARHRLGRMTFSETSGGTLVEWTTTFEVRAPFAAAALTRVFAKPVVAHVFGDILRAADAALTGGAGHR